A window of Nitrospira sp. SG-bin1 contains these coding sequences:
- a CDS encoding 4Fe-4S ferredoxin produces the protein MALLITDECISCGACLPECPNEAIFETRSDAEAKGHHVGDGQGIGDSIYVITHERCTECVGHFDEPQCAAVCPVDNCCISDPAYPESKEVLLERAKQLNPDKEIHPEKVWSGVRG, from the coding sequence ATGGCGCTATTGATCACAGACGAATGCATCTCTTGCGGAGCTTGTCTGCCGGAATGTCCCAACGAAGCTATTTTTGAAACGCGCAGCGACGCCGAAGCGAAGGGGCATCACGTGGGAGATGGGCAAGGCATCGGTGACAGCATTTATGTCATCACACATGAGCGTTGCACGGAGTGTGTCGGCCATTTCGACGAGCCGCAATGCGCGGCCGTGTGCCCCGTGGATAACTGTTGCATTTCGGATCCGGCCTACCCGGAATCGAAAGAGGTGCTGCTTGAACGGGCAAAACAGCTCAATCCAGACAAGGAGATTCATCCTGAAAAGGTCTGGAGCGGAGTCCGAGGTTAA
- a CDS encoding transporter — translation MEADPVKLLPVIPLSLDELHSRIDRTHPLLRGAGAEKTIARGQMLKALGAFEPTLVNDTELERFISSTEPGKGTQTVGFNDTLVEALHPSGFRGSAGFRQAIGDARIPDLSFGDGNQQVILGGFLPLLRGLMINPERAELQRSELADPLAEIKISQTRQGLFLAAAHQFWDWVSAAKLLDVQKRALTVAEDRYKQVEERAKAGVVAPIDVTEAGQEVHRRREVTIAAKRLLEQESFKLSMFLWDKGSPTTPPLDRVPDFSMDKPVPTFEEIMAHKVEAMRERPEVKALEVEARINNIDLVLAKNNLLPSLNLEAAPARSPEKFVLGLGYRFGVELRIPLFQRRSRGEVLQAQGQAERLVVAQLYRENQVVVDIDNARSAIQRARERIEEASQALRLVELVEEGERYRFSIGTSSVLFVNLRERNTIDSQGQVIRAKAEYHKALALYQWAIGAWAKSPHEAVRISYR, via the coding sequence GTGGAAGCGGATCCAGTCAAATTGCTCCCGGTTATCCCACTCAGCCTTGACGAACTTCATTCAAGGATTGATCGGACTCATCCGCTCCTCAGGGGGGCCGGAGCAGAAAAGACGATCGCCAGGGGACAGATGTTGAAGGCACTTGGTGCGTTTGAGCCGACTCTTGTGAACGACACGGAGCTTGAACGTTTTATTTCGAGCACCGAACCCGGCAAGGGCACTCAAACCGTCGGTTTTAACGACACGCTAGTCGAAGCGCTGCACCCATCGGGTTTTAGAGGCAGCGCCGGATTTCGTCAGGCGATCGGCGACGCGAGAATACCGGACCTGTCGTTCGGTGACGGGAATCAACAAGTCATTCTGGGCGGCTTTTTACCCTTGCTGAGAGGCCTGATGATCAACCCTGAACGCGCAGAACTACAGCGATCAGAGCTGGCCGACCCTCTCGCAGAAATCAAAATCTCTCAAACTAGACAAGGTCTTTTCTTGGCGGCGGCCCATCAATTCTGGGACTGGGTGTCGGCGGCCAAATTACTGGACGTTCAGAAGCGAGCCTTGACCGTTGCGGAAGATCGATATAAACAGGTGGAGGAGCGTGCAAAAGCCGGTGTGGTGGCTCCCATTGATGTCACGGAAGCCGGTCAGGAAGTACATCGGCGACGGGAAGTGACCATCGCCGCCAAGAGATTACTCGAGCAGGAGTCGTTCAAGCTTTCGATGTTCTTATGGGATAAAGGCTCTCCGACGACTCCGCCGTTGGATCGTGTTCCTGATTTTTCGATGGACAAACCGGTCCCGACCTTTGAAGAGATCATGGCACACAAGGTAGAAGCCATGAGGGAACGGCCGGAAGTGAAAGCGCTCGAGGTGGAGGCGAGGATCAACAACATTGACCTCGTGTTGGCGAAGAACAATCTGCTTCCAAGCCTCAATTTGGAGGCAGCACCGGCGCGTTCCCCGGAGAAATTTGTTCTCGGGTTGGGATACCGCTTCGGTGTCGAACTGAGAATCCCCCTGTTCCAACGCCGCAGTCGCGGTGAGGTGCTCCAGGCACAAGGCCAGGCGGAGCGACTGGTGGTGGCGCAACTGTACCGGGAAAACCAAGTCGTGGTCGATATCGACAATGCGCGGTCTGCGATTCAGCGAGCAAGAGAGCGAATAGAAGAGGCGTCGCAAGCTCTCCGTCTCGTTGAACTCGTCGAAGAAGGAGAGCGATATCGTTTCAGCATTGGAACAAGCAGCGTGCTGTTCGTCAATCTTCGCGAACGCAACACCATCGATTCACAAGGTCAGGTTATTCGGGCAAAGGCTGAGTACCACAAAGCCTTGGCCTTGTACCAGTGGGCCATTGGAGCATGGGCGAAAAGCCCGCACGAGGCCGTGCGAATCAGTTACCGCTAA
- a CDS encoding Fe-S cluster assembly scaffold IscU, with product MAYSEKVVDHFNRPRNMGSFSKADPQVGTGMVGAPECGDVMKLQIKVQDDTIVDAKFKTFGCGSAIASSSLATEWLKGKTLAEAAKIKNTDIVQELNLPPVKIHCSVLAEDAIKAALTDFQQKNTASRTTVSEYTTV from the coding sequence ATGGCGTACAGCGAGAAGGTCGTGGATCATTTCAATCGTCCGCGCAACATGGGGAGCTTTTCAAAAGCGGATCCCCAGGTCGGAACCGGTATGGTCGGAGCGCCGGAGTGCGGCGACGTGATGAAGCTTCAGATTAAGGTGCAAGATGATACGATCGTCGACGCGAAGTTCAAGACGTTCGGCTGTGGGTCGGCCATCGCCAGTTCGAGTTTGGCGACGGAATGGCTCAAGGGGAAAACGCTCGCGGAAGCCGCCAAGATCAAGAACACGGATATTGTGCAGGAACTGAACCTTCCCCCGGTCAAGATTCACTGTTCCGTCTTGGCGGAAGATGCCATCAAGGCGGCATTGACCGACTTTCAGCAGAAGAACACCGCTAGTCGCACGACAGTATCGGAGTACACAACGGTGTAA
- a CDS encoding LysR family transcriptional regulator, with translation MEWLNYHHLLYFWSVAKHGTIAKACEELQLAQPTISAQLRVFEDRLGEQLFLREGRHLVLTEMGRIIFKHAEDIFSIGQDLMNTVKGRGSGRAVRLTVGIVDVVPKLLATRLLESTFRRFPGVRLVCWEDKLDQLLADLAIHGLDLVIADTPAPPTIKVQAYNHLLGESGITFFARSPLAARYRRNFPQCLNGAPLLLPTSNTMLRRSLDDWLRRQDLMPTVIGEFEDSATLKAFGQEGHGLFPGSTAMEKEICRQYQVQVVRRVDSVKQKFYAITVERRLKHPVVVALFDMARREVLR, from the coding sequence ATGGAGTGGCTCAATTATCATCATCTTCTGTATTTTTGGTCGGTTGCGAAACACGGGACCATCGCCAAAGCTTGTGAAGAGCTTCAGCTGGCTCAACCGACGATCAGCGCACAACTTCGGGTGTTTGAGGACCGGTTGGGTGAGCAGTTGTTCTTGCGGGAAGGCCGGCACCTTGTCTTGACGGAAATGGGCCGCATCATCTTCAAACACGCCGAAGATATCTTCTCCATAGGACAGGACCTGATGAACACGGTGAAGGGGCGTGGCAGCGGCCGCGCCGTTCGTCTCACCGTCGGCATCGTCGATGTCGTACCGAAGCTGTTGGCCACTCGACTTTTGGAGTCGACCTTCAGGCGATTCCCAGGCGTGCGTCTGGTTTGCTGGGAAGATAAGCTGGATCAGCTCTTGGCCGACCTGGCAATCCACGGACTGGATTTGGTCATTGCGGACACACCGGCGCCACCGACGATCAAGGTGCAAGCCTATAACCATCTCCTGGGTGAGTCAGGGATTACCTTCTTTGCGAGATCGCCGTTGGCCGCGCGCTATCGTCGCAACTTTCCACAATGTTTGAATGGCGCACCGCTCTTATTGCCCACCTCCAACACGATGCTCCGGCGGTCGTTGGATGACTGGTTGAGACGACAGGATTTGATGCCGACTGTCATCGGCGAGTTTGAAGATAGCGCCACGCTTAAAGCTTTCGGGCAAGAAGGACATGGGTTGTTTCCCGGCTCGACGGCCATGGAAAAAGAAATCTGTCGGCAGTATCAAGTGCAGGTCGTAAGACGGGTCGACTCAGTCAAACAAAAATTCTATGCCATCACGGTCGAGCGGAGACTGAAACATCCTGTCGTTGTCGCGCTTTTCGACATGGCTCGTCGAGAGGTCCTCCGGTAG
- a CDS encoding rhodanese, giving the protein MIPTITPRELKDRVDKGDKPFLLDVREPWEYALAKLEGNPLHPARTLPQSLAMLDQNAEIVAYCHHGMRSADAAGFLLQQGYTSVRNLVGGIDA; this is encoded by the coding sequence ATGATACCGACGATTACTCCTCGTGAGCTGAAAGACCGGGTCGACAAAGGAGATAAGCCGTTTCTTCTCGATGTACGAGAGCCATGGGAATACGCGCTCGCCAAGCTAGAGGGCAACCCACTTCATCCCGCTCGCACCCTTCCACAGTCCCTCGCGATGTTGGATCAAAACGCGGAGATCGTCGCGTACTGCCATCACGGGATGCGAAGTGCCGACGCCGCTGGATTTCTCCTACAGCAAGGCTATACGAGCGTGAGAAACCTCGTCGGCGGGATAGATGCATAG
- a CDS encoding NAD(P)(+) transhydrogenase: MKDQPTFDFDLLCIGSGPAGQRAAVQAAKLGKRTAIVERGHLIGGVCVDTGTIPSKTFREAVLAVMDGTGFEEGFGRPVARSRPSAQALMARVAEVEYRQAEIIRDQLQRNDVTVFMGEASFQDSHTVTVTRDGQAATVQAANILIAVGTVPAPPPGMLTESKLVVTSDELLQITCLPRRFSVIGAGVIGIEYASMFAALGIDVTVVDKRERPLEFLDGELVDELLHQMRNAGITFRLGEAVERLEAVAKPSPGVVIFLESGKRLVSDLTLFSAGRQGATDRLNLSAAGLKADERGRLRVDSEYRTSVQHILAAGDVIGFPSLATTSAEQGRLAACAAFGIDAEPMASHFPIGIYAIPEVSAVGEPEHVLTTKKVPYESGVARYREIARGHIMGDDSGFLKMLFHREDHRLLGVHAVGTGATELIHIGQAVLGLRGGLDYFLSTAFNYPTLAECYKVAALDAFNKLSA, translated from the coding sequence ATGAAAGATCAGCCGACTTTTGATTTCGATTTGCTGTGCATCGGAAGCGGACCGGCCGGACAGCGCGCTGCTGTCCAAGCTGCCAAACTCGGTAAGCGCACGGCGATCGTGGAGCGAGGTCACCTCATTGGAGGGGTCTGTGTCGACACGGGAACAATTCCTAGTAAAACGTTCCGTGAAGCGGTTCTGGCAGTGATGGATGGAACCGGATTCGAAGAAGGGTTTGGCCGCCCCGTCGCCCGGTCTCGCCCCAGCGCGCAGGCGCTCATGGCACGAGTCGCCGAAGTCGAATACAGACAAGCCGAGATAATCCGGGACCAACTTCAGCGCAACGACGTGACCGTTTTCATGGGTGAAGCCAGCTTTCAGGATTCTCATACGGTGACGGTGACTAGAGATGGCCAAGCTGCGACAGTGCAAGCAGCCAACATCCTGATCGCCGTCGGAACGGTGCCGGCACCGCCGCCTGGCATGCTCACGGAATCGAAGCTTGTCGTCACGAGTGATGAGCTGCTGCAGATCACATGTCTCCCGCGACGATTCTCGGTGATAGGGGCCGGCGTCATTGGGATCGAATATGCCTCGATGTTCGCAGCGCTCGGTATAGACGTGACCGTTGTCGACAAGCGGGAGCGTCCATTGGAGTTTCTCGATGGAGAACTGGTCGACGAATTACTCCACCAAATGCGGAATGCCGGCATCACCTTTCGACTAGGAGAAGCGGTGGAGCGGCTTGAGGCCGTCGCGAAGCCATCTCCAGGCGTCGTGATCTTTCTGGAATCAGGCAAGCGACTGGTCTCAGATCTGACGCTATTTAGTGCGGGGCGGCAGGGTGCGACTGATCGATTGAATCTGTCCGCCGCAGGACTCAAGGCGGATGAGCGCGGACGGTTGAGGGTCGACAGTGAATACCGTACGAGCGTCCAGCATATTTTAGCCGCCGGAGATGTCATTGGATTTCCCAGCCTCGCAACCACCTCTGCCGAGCAGGGCCGCCTTGCCGCTTGCGCCGCGTTTGGCATAGACGCGGAGCCCATGGCGTCCCATTTCCCCATCGGGATCTACGCGATCCCCGAAGTATCGGCCGTCGGAGAACCTGAGCATGTGTTGACGACGAAGAAGGTCCCATACGAGAGCGGCGTGGCCCGCTATCGGGAGATCGCGCGCGGCCACATCATGGGCGATGACAGCGGTTTTCTCAAGATGCTGTTTCATCGAGAAGACCACCGTCTCTTGGGAGTTCACGCAGTCGGTACCGGCGCGACAGAGCTGATCCATATCGGCCAGGCTGTATTGGGGCTGCGAGGCGGTCTTGATTACTTTTTGTCGACCGCCTTCAATTATCCCACCCTGGCTGAATGTTACAAGGTCGCCGCATTGGATGCCTTCAATAAGCTTTCGGCATAA
- a CDS encoding ABC transporter permease produces MSNKGDSVENPSLDLKREVHSLIQGEVESDDVALDRFAVSTNLQSWKATQLPDGWRFSSYFPVTLVLLFLVVLIFVPWTQTITVTGQMSAYTPYERPQDIEAQITGRIKKWHVLEGDQVKEGHLILELEDNDPNFMSPHLLVFLDQRKKALEKTQQAALTRVDQLDKRIVEMRNLVKAAVPSAEARVVEAGNKVREAHQKVEAAKIAATTAALNVERHRQLSKRGLVSQRELELAIQGDTASQAELEGARANLQAAEGAMKSLSFGRDQVNAEMLQRLLDAEAGRDASVAEAARVADQLADVSLRLSNAEQRRLVGKILAPIDGTVVKMAKVGIGETVRQGDTLIRLSPTSTDKAVEMTADGLDAPLLNVGRKVKILFYGIPAIPLPAWPELMAGTYSGIIKVIDQVDDGKGNYRFWVVPDPNDRAWPEQSHVRQGTKVMGWVILNRVPLWYELWRRFNLFPPDYLERSHTVIDILLPKAGRGSK; encoded by the coding sequence ATGAGCAACAAGGGCGATTCCGTGGAGAATCCATCTCTGGACCTGAAAAGGGAGGTCCACTCTCTCATTCAAGGCGAGGTCGAATCGGACGATGTAGCCCTCGACAGGTTCGCTGTCTCAACCAACCTGCAATCGTGGAAGGCCACTCAACTTCCGGATGGCTGGAGATTTTCCTCGTATTTCCCCGTCACGTTGGTCCTACTTTTCCTGGTGGTCCTCATTTTCGTTCCTTGGACTCAGACGATAACCGTGACAGGCCAAATGTCGGCCTATACACCATACGAGCGGCCGCAAGACATCGAGGCGCAGATTACGGGCCGTATCAAGAAATGGCATGTATTGGAAGGTGACCAGGTTAAAGAAGGTCATCTTATTCTTGAACTGGAGGACAATGATCCCAATTTCATGTCCCCTCACTTACTGGTGTTTTTGGATCAACGCAAAAAAGCACTGGAGAAGACTCAGCAGGCAGCACTCACAAGGGTCGATCAGCTGGATAAGCGGATCGTCGAAATGCGAAACCTCGTGAAAGCCGCCGTGCCATCGGCAGAGGCTCGCGTGGTCGAAGCCGGGAACAAAGTACGCGAAGCGCACCAGAAAGTCGAGGCGGCCAAAATCGCCGCGACGACAGCGGCGCTGAATGTCGAACGGCATAGACAACTGTCGAAGAGAGGTCTGGTGTCCCAGCGAGAACTGGAATTGGCCATCCAAGGAGACACGGCCAGTCAGGCCGAACTCGAAGGGGCGCGTGCGAATCTACAGGCAGCCGAAGGGGCGATGAAATCGCTCAGCTTCGGTCGCGACCAAGTCAATGCGGAAATGTTACAGCGGTTGCTCGATGCGGAGGCGGGTCGCGATGCCTCGGTGGCCGAAGCGGCAAGAGTCGCCGACCAACTTGCCGACGTCTCGCTCCGCCTGTCAAACGCAGAACAACGTCGTCTGGTCGGCAAGATTTTAGCTCCGATCGACGGGACCGTCGTCAAGATGGCCAAGGTCGGCATCGGCGAGACCGTGCGCCAAGGTGATACGTTGATCCGACTCTCTCCTACCAGTACGGACAAGGCGGTGGAGATGACGGCGGATGGACTGGACGCCCCTTTGCTGAATGTTGGGCGAAAGGTCAAGATCCTCTTCTATGGTATCCCTGCGATCCCCCTGCCGGCCTGGCCCGAACTCATGGCCGGTACTTATTCCGGCATCATTAAAGTTATCGATCAAGTCGACGATGGAAAAGGGAATTACCGATTCTGGGTCGTCCCCGATCCCAATGATCGTGCATGGCCGGAACAATCTCATGTGCGACAGGGTACAAAGGTGATGGGTTGGGTCATCTTAAACCGCGTGCCCCTCTGGTATGAATTGTGGCGCCGCTTCAACTTATTTCCACCCGATTATCTAGAACGATCTCACACGGTGATCGATATCCTTCTGCCAAAAGCGGGGCGGGGCTCGAAATAA